The Kineothrix sp. MB12-C1 genome includes a window with the following:
- a CDS encoding translation factor GTPase family protein, with the protein MKELVFGILAHVDAGKTTLSEALLYKSGIIRQPGRVDNKDAFLDTYSLERERGITIFSKQAVLELGDRRITLVDTPGHVDFSAEMERTLRVLDYAILVISGADGIQGHTRTLWRLLKKYEIPVFLFINKMDQSGTDKNLLIGELKERLDEGCIVFDEGETEAFYEQVAMSEEEALDQFLETGRVGEERIQQLIYERKIFPCYFGSALKFTGVEEFLHGMNIHVKDKSYSELFGARIFKIARDEQGNRLTFMKITGGSLRAREAVSGGEAEVWEEKVNQIRIYSGEKYKTTETVAAGSICAVTGLSKTKPGEGLGFEKDFLSPILEPVLTYRIELPPGCDTAVMLPKLRQLEEEDPQLHIAFDEVLQEIQAKIMGEVQTEILKSLIQERFGVTVTFDTGNIVYKETIDNSVVGVGHFEPLRHYAEVHLLLEPAEPGSGLVFSTDCSEDVLDRNWQRLVLTHLEEKEHRGVLTGAGITDMKITLIAGRAHQKHTEGGDFRQATYRALRQGLKEAKSVLLEPYYDFRLEVPEKLIGRAMTDVERMHGIFRMPQTRGEMSILTGHAPVLTMRDYLKEVIAYTKGCGRLFCTVRGYGHCHNAEEVVKQIGYDSEKDVNNPTSSVFCAHGAGFVVSWDKVKDYSHLEVRTLRSDGTEEEEQIMQSFAARESKEQWLGTEEVDAILERTFYANKKSGNVQKRGFHMSSKRREIKSSPSAEPVIRTWKKQELKEEYLLVDGYNVIFAWEDLKELAEVNIDGARGKLLDILSNYQAIRKCNLIVVFDAYRVKGHDTEILKYHNIHVVYTKEAETADMYIERFAHENGKKYPVTVATSDGLEQIIIRGQGCGLLSARELREEVEAANQKITQEYSDKQPKERNYLFDSLSKTTVEEIQDLKKT; encoded by the coding sequence ATGAAGGAATTGGTATTTGGAATATTGGCACATGTGGATGCCGGAAAGACGACCTTATCGGAGGCTCTTCTTTATAAAAGCGGCATTATCAGACAGCCAGGGAGAGTGGACAATAAAGATGCCTTTTTGGATACCTATTCTTTGGAGCGGGAGAGAGGTATTACTATTTTCTCCAAACAGGCGGTTCTGGAACTGGGAGATAGACGTATTACACTTGTGGATACACCGGGACATGTGGATTTCTCAGCAGAAATGGAGAGAACTCTCCGGGTGCTGGATTATGCGATTCTTGTAATTAGCGGAGCGGATGGGATACAAGGGCATACGAGGACGTTATGGCGGCTTTTGAAAAAGTATGAAATTCCTGTCTTTTTATTTATTAATAAAATGGATCAGAGCGGTACTGATAAAAACTTGCTGATTGGAGAGTTGAAGGAGCGTCTGGACGAAGGCTGCATAGTCTTTGATGAAGGGGAAACAGAAGCCTTTTATGAACAAGTGGCTATGTCTGAGGAAGAAGCACTCGACCAATTTTTAGAGACGGGAAGAGTAGGAGAAGAGAGAATACAGCAACTGATTTATGAGCGTAAGATATTCCCCTGCTATTTCGGTTCGGCGCTTAAGTTTACCGGAGTGGAAGAGTTTCTGCATGGGATGAATATCCATGTAAAAGATAAAAGTTATTCAGAGTTATTTGGTGCGAGAATATTTAAGATTGCCAGAGATGAGCAAGGAAATAGGCTGACCTTTATGAAAATCACAGGAGGAAGTCTTCGGGCAAGAGAAGCGGTGTCCGGTGGTGAAGCAGAGGTATGGGAGGAGAAGGTTAACCAGATTCGTATTTATTCCGGTGAAAAGTATAAAACAACAGAGACGGTAGCGGCGGGAAGTATATGTGCGGTTACCGGACTTAGTAAGACCAAGCCGGGAGAAGGATTAGGATTCGAAAAAGACTTTCTGTCTCCAATATTAGAGCCTGTGCTCACATACCGGATCGAACTTCCGCCGGGGTGTGATACGGCGGTCATGCTGCCTAAACTTCGTCAATTAGAGGAAGAAGATCCGCAGCTTCATATTGCTTTTGATGAAGTATTGCAGGAAATACAGGCGAAGATTATGGGAGAAGTGCAGACAGAAATCCTAAAAAGCTTGATACAGGAACGCTTTGGAGTTACGGTAACATTCGATACGGGAAATATTGTATATAAAGAGACGATAGACAACAGCGTAGTAGGAGTCGGACATTTTGAGCCTTTAAGGCATTACGCAGAGGTGCATCTTCTTTTAGAGCCGGCAGAGCCGGGAAGCGGCCTTGTTTTTTCCACAGATTGCAGTGAAGATGTCCTCGACAGGAACTGGCAGCGCCTGGTGCTCACCCATTTGGAAGAAAAAGAGCATAGAGGAGTTCTGACAGGGGCAGGAATTACCGATATGAAAATTACGCTGATTGCAGGACGGGCACATCAGAAGCATACAGAAGGAGGCGATTTTAGGCAGGCTACATACCGGGCGCTTCGTCAGGGATTAAAGGAAGCCAAGTCCGTATTGCTGGAGCCTTATTATGATTTTCGCTTAGAAGTGCCGGAAAAACTTATAGGAAGAGCTATGACAGATGTGGAGAGAATGCATGGAATCTTCCGGATGCCGCAGACCCGGGGAGAGATGAGTATCCTTACGGGACATGCACCTGTCCTTACAATGCGAGATTATTTGAAAGAAGTGATTGCTTATACAAAAGGCTGCGGAAGGTTGTTTTGTACAGTGCGTGGCTATGGACATTGTCACAATGCGGAAGAAGTAGTGAAACAAATCGGGTATGATTCTGAGAAGGATGTGAACAATCCTACAAGTTCTGTATTCTGCGCCCATGGTGCAGGATTCGTAGTAAGCTGGGACAAGGTCAAAGACTACAGTCATCTGGAAGTACGTACTTTGCGATCGGATGGGACAGAGGAAGAAGAACAAATTATGCAATCTTTTGCGGCAAGAGAGAGCAAGGAACAGTGGCTTGGTACAGAGGAAGTAGACGCCATTTTAGAACGTACCTTCTATGCTAATAAGAAGAGCGGTAATGTGCAAAAGCGTGGTTTTCATATGAGCAGCAAACGGCGGGAAATTAAATCTTCCCCATCGGCAGAGCCCGTAATCCGAACGTGGAAAAAACAGGAGCTGAAAGAAGAATATCTTCTGGTAGACGGCTATAATGTAATATTTGCATGGGAGGACTTAAAGGAATTAGCTGAGGTGAATATTGATGGAGCGAGAGGTAAACTCTTGGATATACTCAGTAATTATCAGGCGATTCGAAAGTGCAATCTGATTGTTGTATTCGATGCCTACCGGGTCAAAGGCCATGATACAGAGATTCTTAAGTATCACAATATTCATGTAGTTTATACGAAGGAAGCGGAGACCGCGGATATGTATATTGAGAGATTCGCACATGAAAATGGAAAGAAATATCCGGTAACAGTGGCCACCTCAGATGGATTAGAGCAAATCATTATAAGGGGGCAAGGATGCGGACTTCTTTCTGCAAGAGAACTTCGTGAAGAAGTTGAGGCTGCCAATCAGAAAATAACTCAGGAATATTCAGACAAGCAGCCGAAGGAGAGGAATTATCTTTTTGATTCCCTTTCGAAGACTACGGTCGAAGAGATTCAGGATTTAAAAAAGACGTAA
- a CDS encoding coenzyme F420-0:L-glutamate ligase, protein MERKVGTISRGIRCPIIREGDDLVKIVTDSVLEAADSEGFGLRDRDVIAVTESVVARAQGNYASTDHIAKDVRAKLGGGTIGVIFPILSRNRFSICLKGIAKGADKIVLMLSYPSDEVGNELVSVDMMDEAGVNPYSDVLTLEKYRELFGENKHPFTGVDYVQYYSDLIKEAGAEVEVIFANDCRKILGYTKKVLNCDIHTRFRTKKILKACGAEIVCGMDEILVSSIDGSGYNEQYGLLGSNKSTEETIKLFPNECTDLVMDIQKDILERTGKYVEVMVYGDGAFKDPVGKIWELADPCVSPASTPGLEGTPNEVKLKYLADNDFKDLSGEALKEAITKRIKEKKDDLVGDMASQGTTPRKLTDLIGSLCDLTSGSGDKGTPIILVQGYFDNYVS, encoded by the coding sequence ATGGAGAGAAAAGTAGGAACGATATCTAGAGGGATTCGCTGCCCTATCATCAGAGAAGGGGATGACCTGGTAAAAATTGTAACGGACAGTGTTCTGGAGGCCGCGGACAGTGAAGGCTTCGGGCTTAGAGACAGAGATGTTATTGCCGTAACGGAATCAGTCGTTGCGCGGGCGCAGGGCAATTATGCTTCTACTGATCATATAGCAAAAGATGTGAGAGCGAAACTGGGAGGCGGGACCATAGGTGTTATTTTCCCTATTTTATCCAGAAATCGTTTTTCCATTTGTTTGAAGGGAATTGCCAAGGGAGCTGATAAGATCGTACTTATGTTAAGTTACCCGAGCGATGAGGTTGGTAACGAACTGGTATCTGTCGATATGATGGATGAAGCAGGTGTCAATCCATACAGCGATGTGCTTACCCTTGAAAAATACAGAGAACTTTTCGGAGAAAATAAGCATCCTTTTACAGGGGTCGATTATGTGCAATACTATAGCGACCTGATTAAGGAAGCAGGAGCAGAAGTGGAGGTAATCTTCGCTAACGATTGCAGAAAGATTCTCGGATATACGAAGAAAGTATTAAATTGTGATATTCATACCCGTTTCCGCACGAAGAAAATCTTAAAAGCATGCGGAGCAGAAATCGTATGCGGAATGGATGAAATTCTGGTTAGTTCCATCGATGGAAGCGGATATAATGAGCAGTATGGACTTCTCGGTTCTAATAAATCCACAGAAGAGACCATTAAGCTATTCCCGAATGAATGTACCGATTTGGTTATGGATATTCAGAAAGACATTCTGGAAAGAACCGGAAAGTATGTGGAAGTTATGGTTTATGGCGATGGCGCTTTCAAAGACCCGGTAGGAAAGATTTGGGAGTTGGCAGATCCTTGTGTATCTCCGGCAAGTACACCCGGCCTAGAAGGTACGCCTAACGAAGTGAAGTTAAAATATCTTGCAGATAACGATTTTAAGGATTTGTCCGGCGAAGCGCTGAAGGAAGCGATTACGAAGCGTATCAAAGAGAAAAAAGATGATTTGGTGGGCGATATGGCATCTCAGGGAACGACCCCTAGAAAGCTGACCGACTTAATCGGTTCCCTCTGTGATTTGACGAGTGGATCAGGAGATAAAGGAACGCCGATTATTCTCGTTCAGGGCTATTTTGATAATTATGTAAGCTAA
- a CDS encoding amino acid ABC transporter permease: MSKIFDWQLVFTQIPAVLKYLPVTLELTAIAMIIGWIVGLLIAIVKIHNVPILKQISIAFVSVIRGTPIIVQLYLTYFGIPIALKYINYYYETSYNVNGIPPIIFAIVALGLNQSAFDSETIRAAILSVEKGQVEAAKSLGMNGIQIFKRVVAPQAVTVAIPSLGNSLIGLVKGTSLAFTCSVVEITAQGKILAGNSYRYFEVYCSLAIIYFVLTVVIERVFTYIEKKMSVPEDVETEKKGRLPKKEGLSSELS, translated from the coding sequence ATGAGTAAAATATTTGACTGGCAGTTAGTATTCACACAGATTCCGGCGGTGCTGAAATATCTTCCCGTAACCTTGGAACTAACGGCAATCGCAATGATTATCGGGTGGATAGTAGGGCTGCTGATAGCCATCGTTAAGATACACAATGTTCCTATTCTCAAGCAGATAAGCATAGCCTTTGTTTCGGTCATCCGGGGAACACCGATTATCGTGCAGTTGTATCTTACATATTTCGGAATCCCCATAGCCTTGAAATACATCAATTATTACTATGAAACTTCTTATAATGTAAACGGAATCCCGCCTATTATTTTTGCAATTGTGGCACTGGGGCTGAATCAATCGGCTTTCGACTCAGAGACCATAAGAGCAGCCATCTTATCCGTAGAAAAGGGGCAGGTAGAGGCGGCAAAGTCGCTGGGCATGAACGGAATACAAATATTCAAGAGGGTGGTTGCTCCCCAGGCAGTAACCGTTGCTATCCCCTCTTTAGGAAATTCACTGATAGGGCTGGTAAAGGGAACCTCCTTGGCCTTTACCTGCTCCGTGGTGGAAATCACCGCACAGGGCAAGATTCTTGCGGGAAACAGCTACCGGTATTTTGAAGTATATTGCTCATTAGCAATCATTTACTTCGTGCTGACTGTTGTGATCGAACGCGTATTCACATATATCGAGAAAAAAATGAGCGTTCCTGAGGATGTGGAAACAGAGAAAAAAGGGCGGCTGCCAAAAAAGGAGGGACTTTCCAGTGAGCTTAGTTGA
- a CDS encoding GNAT family N-acetyltransferase, which yields MNNITYKLTKGDVNWQEVSDVLRRSGLSDHSAGEQEIIFKNSYAVVFVYDKDKIVGVGRALSDGICQAAVYNIALDEEYQGYGIGRRLIALLLDQLKGQNIILYTHPRTVALYEKMGFRRNKTAMCIFDVGKEKQEWMEQEGFLLPEDYRFMEEISRF from the coding sequence ATGAATAACATTACATATAAGCTCACAAAAGGAGATGTCAACTGGCAGGAGGTGTCCGACGTACTACGGCGCTCCGGTCTATCCGACCACTCTGCGGGAGAGCAGGAAATCATATTTAAAAACAGCTATGCGGTAGTGTTCGTCTATGACAAAGATAAAATAGTGGGTGTAGGAAGAGCGCTGTCGGACGGAATCTGTCAGGCGGCTGTTTACAATATCGCTCTGGACGAGGAATATCAGGGGTATGGAATCGGCAGAAGGCTGATTGCCTTATTGTTAGATCAGCTAAAGGGGCAGAACATCATTTTGTATACCCATCCAAGAACCGTCGCCCTCTATGAAAAAATGGGATTTCGAAGGAACAAGACGGCTATGTGTATTTTCGATGTAGGAAAAGAGAAGCAGGAATGGATGGAGCAGGAGGGATTTCTTCTCCCTGAAGATTATCGCTTCATGGAAGAGATTTCAAGGTTTTAG
- a CDS encoding amino acid ABC transporter ATP-binding protein has protein sequence MWKQRKKGGCQKRRDFPVSLVEIRGLSKCFGSNIVLDNMDLIINKGDVVAIIGPSGTGKSTLLRSINLLEKPEQGTITINNKEISFTTKSSKEKLELRRNTEMVFQQFNLFKNKTALENVMEGLVTVKKLKKKEAKEIALKHLEKVGMSDRLSHYPRHLSGGQQQRVAIARALAMEPELLLMDEPTSALDPELVSEVLVTIKKAAQEGNTILLVTHEMNFVKNVATRIIFLENGKIVADGTPKEIFESPKSDRLKDFLVKIHMLENVEYSI, from the coding sequence ATGTGGAAACAGAGAAAAAAGGGCGGCTGCCAAAAAAGGAGGGACTTTCCAGTGAGCTTAGTTGAGATTCGGGGATTGAGTAAATGCTTCGGCAGCAACATAGTGTTAGATAATATGGATTTGATCATTAACAAAGGCGATGTAGTCGCTATCATAGGACCATCGGGAACCGGAAAATCCACCTTGCTCCGTTCCATTAACCTTCTGGAAAAACCAGAGCAGGGAACGATTACAATAAATAATAAAGAAATAAGCTTTACCACAAAGTCGTCCAAGGAAAAGTTGGAGCTGCGAAGAAATACGGAAATGGTTTTTCAACAGTTCAACCTTTTTAAAAATAAAACGGCGCTGGAAAACGTTATGGAAGGTCTCGTGACGGTAAAGAAACTTAAGAAAAAAGAAGCGAAGGAAATCGCCTTAAAGCACTTGGAAAAAGTAGGAATGTCCGACAGGCTGTCACATTACCCGAGACACCTATCCGGCGGGCAGCAGCAGAGAGTGGCAATAGCGAGAGCGTTGGCGATGGAGCCGGAGCTTCTGCTGATGGATGAACCCACTTCCGCATTGGATCCGGAGCTGGTAAGCGAGGTGTTGGTAACGATAAAGAAGGCGGCGCAGGAAGGGAACACTATTTTACTTGTTACTCACGAAATGAATTTTGTAAAAAATGTGGCTACCAGAATTATTTTCTTGGAGAACGGCAAGATTGTTGCGGACGGTACGCCGAAGGAAATATTTGAAAGTCCCAAAAGTGATAGGTTAAAGGATTTTCTTGTAAAGATCCATATGTTGGAGAATGTGGAATACAGCATATAG
- a CDS encoding glutathione S-transferase family protein, with protein sequence MGNSIESSEKVTFGKVATSEDTHEVSATGAFVRQDNYFIIPFGDGEGELPVEAGRYRLIWTPLCPWATRQIIALKLLGLEDVISVGKVSPVRTENGWEFSLDPNGVDPVLGIRFLPEIYAQTDAAYEGRATVPAVVDVKRGKVVNNDYHRLTNYWETVWKPFHKQGAPDLYPEELRKEIDELNVILFHDVNNGVYKAGFAQSQEEYEKAYEILFDRLDWLEERLGQSRYLFGDRLTDSDIRLYVTLARFDVAYYFSHKTNRNRIADYDNLWNYAKDLYTIPAFKEATDFDAIKRGYLLGQHSHNPYDILPLGPDTSNWNEPNNRDEKIGKSRITYQ encoded by the coding sequence ATGGGAAATAGTATTGAAAGCAGTGAAAAAGTAACTTTCGGAAAGGTAGCCACGTCGGAGGATACTCATGAGGTATCGGCTACGGGCGCTTTTGTAAGACAGGATAATTACTTTATTATCCCTTTTGGAGACGGAGAGGGAGAACTGCCGGTAGAGGCAGGGCGTTACAGGCTGATATGGACTCCCCTTTGCCCGTGGGCTACGAGGCAGATTATAGCATTGAAGCTCTTAGGGCTTGAGGATGTGATAAGTGTAGGCAAAGTAAGCCCTGTAAGAACGGAGAACGGTTGGGAATTTTCCCTGGATCCGAATGGTGTGGATCCGGTGCTGGGGATTCGCTTTCTGCCGGAAATATATGCTCAGACGGATGCGGCATATGAAGGAAGAGCGACAGTTCCTGCGGTTGTAGATGTGAAGAGAGGAAAGGTCGTAAACAACGACTACCATCGTCTGACCAATTACTGGGAAACCGTATGGAAGCCCTTTCACAAGCAGGGAGCGCCGGATTTATATCCGGAGGAGCTGCGAAAGGAAATCGATGAATTGAACGTTATTCTGTTTCATGATGTTAACAACGGCGTCTATAAGGCCGGATTTGCACAGTCTCAGGAGGAGTATGAGAAAGCCTATGAAATCCTGTTCGATCGCCTGGACTGGTTGGAGGAAAGGCTGGGACAGAGCAGGTATTTGTTCGGAGATAGGCTGACGGATTCCGATATCCGGTTATATGTAACTCTTGCAAGATTTGATGTGGCTTATTATTTCAGCCACAAGACGAATAGAAATCGGATTGCGGATTATGACAACCTTTGGAACTATGCCAAGGATTTATATACCATTCCGGCATTTAAGGAAGCGACGGATTTCGATGCGATAAAGAGAGGATACCTTTTGGGACAGCATTCTCATAATCCTTATGATATCCTTCCGTTAGGACCGGATACTTCTAATTGGAACGAACCGAATAACAGAGATGAGAAGATCGGTAAATCTCGAATTACATATCAGTAA
- a CDS encoding GNAT family N-acetyltransferase — MKAVRVTEYWQLAGVHYVRIQAMVKGFGIPLDKEFDEGDTGKSLYVLVLDDIYPVAACRLHLLEEGEEAKIERVSVLEEYRKKGVGRLLIEAAEDWLQEYKVKKIGITSRDEAVGFYEALGYRADYEKRSNSGVFPIIYVEKVLN; from the coding sequence ATGAAGGCAGTGAGAGTGACTGAGTATTGGCAGCTTGCAGGCGTCCATTATGTGAGAATACAGGCGATGGTCAAGGGATTTGGAATTCCCCTTGATAAGGAGTTCGATGAAGGGGATACGGGAAAGTCTTTATATGTACTTGTTCTGGACGATATTTATCCCGTAGCGGCTTGCAGGCTTCATCTGTTGGAGGAAGGCGAAGAGGCGAAGATAGAGAGAGTCAGCGTGTTGGAAGAATATCGGAAGAAAGGCGTTGGCAGACTTCTGATAGAAGCGGCAGAGGATTGGCTCCAGGAATACAAGGTGAAGAAGATAGGAATCACCAGCCGGGATGAGGCTGTCGGATTCTATGAAGCTTTGGGATATAGAGCCGATTATGAGAAGCGATCGAATTCAGGAGTGTTCCCTATTATTTATGTGGAAAAGGTCCTTAACTAA
- a CDS encoding DUF6483 family protein encodes MMFENDYIMRLIYDIIRALKKLIFKINEENGEVTEMDTQAAEVFRRLSALIDEGKINEAENLLTEEMETENVKSFQTALLFYEHLNNKDNDFLEDNDFSRREISDGLKYAASLYGYNSVIDALLADEGED; translated from the coding sequence ATGATGTTTGAAAATGACTACATTATGCGCCTAATCTATGATATTATCAGGGCTTTAAAGAAATTGATATTTAAGATCAATGAAGAAAATGGAGAGGTCACGGAAATGGACACACAGGCGGCGGAAGTTTTCAGGAGATTATCCGCCCTCATCGATGAAGGGAAAATAAACGAGGCGGAAAATCTTCTGACAGAAGAAATGGAGACAGAAAATGTAAAGTCTTTCCAGACAGCCCTTTTATTTTACGAACATTTGAATAATAAGGACAACGATTTTCTGGAAGATAACGATTTTTCAAGAAGGGAAATATCGGACGGACTCAAATACGCTGCCAGTCTCTATGGCTACAACAGTGTGATAGATGCCCTTTTAGCAGATGAAGGAGAAGATTAG
- a CDS encoding transporter substrate-binding domain-containing protein — translation MKRKFVKRLAAGIFATVLMAGALTGCGSKAVENTVAQDEAVEETTAPETAEPEASTEDTGEAQTDEAAIAEGEVTTVYAATGGSPKPFTFVNDSNELTGHNIELTKAVFDKLPQYKLEIEVTDFASIFAGLDSDRYQIGVNNFAKNEQRKEKYLFTDPIFANEYVAIFAKDNKKAETIESWDDLAGLKTISQAGINITTALENYNTANPDNPIVIEYSESDLVLQIQDVEAGKYDFVLMDKPMFEYYQNEFNFNVTGITISNDVSKDLMEEPYSYLIVSAGNDQLVDDINKALKEVIEEGISKEINEKWFGSDYSPSYE, via the coding sequence ATGAAGAGGAAATTTGTGAAAAGATTAGCGGCGGGAATATTTGCGACAGTGCTTATGGCAGGCGCACTCACAGGCTGCGGTTCTAAAGCGGTAGAGAATACGGTGGCGCAGGACGAAGCAGTAGAGGAAACGACAGCACCGGAGACGGCTGAGCCAGAAGCTTCCACAGAGGATACAGGCGAGGCGCAGACAGACGAAGCAGCAATTGCAGAAGGTGAAGTGACGACAGTTTATGCGGCGACAGGCGGCTCACCCAAACCCTTTACCTTTGTAAATGACAGTAACGAGCTTACGGGCCACAATATTGAACTGACCAAGGCAGTTTTCGATAAGCTTCCTCAGTATAAGCTGGAAATAGAAGTGACAGACTTCGCATCGATCTTCGCAGGACTGGATTCTGATCGGTATCAGATTGGTGTGAACAACTTTGCAAAGAATGAGCAGAGAAAAGAAAAATATTTATTTACCGACCCTATTTTTGCTAATGAATATGTTGCTATTTTTGCGAAGGATAATAAAAAGGCAGAAACTATCGAGTCATGGGATGATTTAGCAGGACTTAAGACTATATCTCAGGCAGGTATCAATATTACAACAGCCTTGGAAAATTACAATACAGCAAATCCGGATAACCCTATTGTAATAGAATACAGCGAATCGGATCTGGTGCTTCAGATTCAGGATGTGGAAGCGGGCAAATATGATTTTGTATTGATGGATAAACCGATGTTCGAATATTATCAGAACGAATTTAACTTTAATGTAACAGGAATTACGATCAGCAACGATGTTTCTAAAGACTTGATGGAGGAGCCCTACAGCTATCTGATTGTCAGTGCAGGAAATGATCAGTTGGTAGATGACATCAATAAAGCATTGAAGGAAGTGATCGAAGAAGGAATCTCCAAGGAAATCAATGAAAAGTGGTTCGGCTCAGATTATTCGCCTTCTTATGAATAA
- a CDS encoding glutathione S-transferase family protein, with protein sequence MSAKYITDEIQTDGKFERQKNRFTTPFGDGEGRLPIEAGRYRLLWSPACPWAHRSVIVRNLLGLEDVISLGTVDPLRPDVGRTDWAFTLDENDEDPVLKIKYISEAYLNTDPEYKGRFTVPAVVDLPTGKVVNNDYFNLTRYLEVEWKKYHKPGAPDLYPEELREEIDELNDILFHDINNGVYKTGFARSREAYAEAYHLVFDRLDWLEEKLSHSRYLFGDCITESDVRLYVTLARFDVAYYNGFWANRNKLTDFPNLWGYVRDLYSLPGFGNTTDFEAIKKHYHLCAVATNPYGIVPKGPDLSVWKQPHNRNARKFQ encoded by the coding sequence ATGTCGGCTAAATATATAACGGATGAAATACAGACGGACGGAAAATTTGAGCGTCAAAAGAATAGATTTACCACTCCCTTCGGTGACGGAGAAGGAAGGCTGCCGATAGAGGCGGGACGATATCGGCTGCTGTGGTCACCCGCGTGCCCATGGGCTCATCGATCGGTCATAGTTCGAAACCTTTTAGGCCTCGAGGATGTTATCAGTTTGGGAACTGTGGATCCGCTTCGCCCTGATGTAGGCAGAACGGACTGGGCATTTACTCTGGATGAAAACGATGAGGATCCCGTACTTAAGATAAAGTATATCAGTGAAGCATATTTGAATACGGACCCTGAGTATAAAGGGCGATTTACGGTACCTGCCGTGGTAGATCTTCCGACCGGTAAGGTAGTAAATAACGATTACTTCAATCTGACCAGGTACCTGGAAGTGGAATGGAAGAAATACCATAAGCCCGGCGCACCGGATTTATATCCGGAGGAGCTGCGCGAGGAAATCGATGAGCTGAACGATATTTTATTCCATGATATAAATAATGGTGTATACAAGACGGGATTTGCCAGAAGCAGAGAGGCCTACGCGGAGGCATATCACCTTGTATTCGATAGGCTGGATTGGCTGGAAGAGAAGCTCTCACACAGCCGTTATCTATTCGGAGACTGCATTACAGAATCGGATGTCAGGTTGTATGTAACTTTAGCCAGATTCGACGTAGCTTACTATAATGGATTCTGGGCAAACCGCAATAAGTTGACAGATTTCCCTAATTTATGGGGATATGTGAGGGATTTATACAGCTTGCCGGGTTTCGGCAATACGACAGATTTTGAGGCGATCAAAAAACACTATCATTTGTGTGCTGTTGCCACCAATCCTTACGGCATCGTACCTAAGGGACCGGACTTATCCGTTTGGAAGCAGCCCCATAACAGAAATGCGAGGAAATTTCAGTAA